In Vagococcus luciliae, one genomic interval encodes:
- a CDS encoding DEAD/DEAH box helicase, translating into MKWSIPEKVIEEGRECAKEGRVVSWSKNLERRVWYAEVIGSDMLYVELDGTAKEDDVCQCMYWEQHGYCKHTVAVELAMREKGVSRFIPRTEIKEADAPKVISPAVVFTKGFERLQDAELRKLIRQTDDLFLTYGVDIVSTSEYHEEQSVLGLHLRIGRRDTPKKTYIVKNMDEFLEAYKQDKEIRISTINWKVGPSAFNSEDNALIHLMLMMKDQQNLVINSRSQAKSVIDRRYLILNKQVASQLFDEFKHDKSFMIKGLGSQIKRAVIHQGKIPLTVTLSPVRLSDYELTIIDPFIVFLEEYQWLVGTDGFYELTEEQAASYQVLTQMLKRLDKPTIYYTKDQVSSLFSYVLPQLSLLCDFDLPESLDDEVLRYPLDIKLYFHKEDDSLVVRVDFCYGEYIFSNVPSYSTSSGKEGAVLRDKVQEERLITLLRHYGYGTYAQRYSKKFPNDLERFYFFTREIPTFKKYTEVHLSEEIQSLYLAADEHQPKARIIENGSWFDIQFDISSVDETEVNDVLSSLMQNKEYHQLRNGQVLMLDDEAYKETNQMLRLLREDIRLDGNRLEVPTYRSLVLSEAMTQLSDVETSDYFETMVDELTHPETIDISLPAQLNATLRDYQITGFKWFKTLSKYHFGGILADDMGLGKTIQTIAYLLSEKEDGELTKPSVIVAPASLLYNWQLELEKFAPSLKSKLIIGGKEERSVQIASLDDVDVAIISYSTLRQDSAEIKKIDCHSVILDEAQMVKNSATKTFQSIAELKSDRVFALSGTPIENRLEELWSLFKLLMPGFFPPMRSFKQLETTEIATMIKPFVLRRVKKDVLQDLPDKVETDRYSQLTDEQKTVYVAYLKQIQESLSKLNAKDFNKQRMSILAGITRLRQICCHPGLFIEDYTGGSGKMNQALDLIEQAKSNGRRVLLFSQFTGMLSILEDELAKRDVGTFYLRGSTPVKERQELVERFNRGEKDVFLISLKAGGTGLNLTGADTVILYDLWWNPAVEEQATGRAHRIGQTRKVEVWRLLAEGTIEERMNQLQLEKKALFQKVLHSEDAPELSSMTMDDIKHILAIGDED; encoded by the coding sequence ATGAAGTGGTCCATACCGGAAAAAGTTATAGAAGAAGGACGAGAGTGTGCCAAAGAGGGTCGGGTCGTCTCTTGGTCTAAAAATCTAGAAAGACGTGTATGGTACGCTGAAGTCATCGGAAGTGACATGCTTTATGTTGAACTAGACGGAACAGCTAAAGAAGATGATGTATGCCAGTGTATGTATTGGGAACAACACGGTTATTGTAAGCATACTGTTGCAGTAGAACTGGCAATGCGTGAAAAAGGTGTCTCACGATTTATTCCTCGGACGGAAATAAAAGAAGCAGACGCCCCAAAAGTTATTTCTCCAGCAGTCGTGTTTACGAAAGGCTTTGAGCGATTACAAGATGCTGAGTTGAGAAAATTGATTCGACAAACAGATGATTTATTTTTAACTTACGGTGTCGATATTGTCTCAACATCTGAGTATCATGAAGAACAATCTGTTTTGGGACTACATTTACGCATTGGTAGGCGAGATACACCGAAAAAGACATATATTGTAAAAAATATGGATGAATTTTTAGAGGCTTATAAACAAGATAAAGAAATTCGAATTAGCACAATTAATTGGAAAGTAGGTCCTAGTGCGTTTAATTCTGAAGACAATGCGTTAATTCATTTGATGTTAATGATGAAGGACCAACAAAACTTGGTTATAAACAGTCGTTCACAAGCTAAATCGGTGATTGATCGTCGATATTTAATTTTAAATAAACAAGTAGCTAGCCAATTATTCGATGAATTTAAACATGATAAATCATTTATGATTAAAGGATTAGGGTCTCAAATAAAACGAGCGGTCATTCATCAAGGAAAAATTCCATTGACAGTGACTCTCTCGCCTGTGCGACTATCTGACTATGAATTAACGATTATTGATCCATTCATCGTGTTTTTAGAGGAGTACCAATGGCTTGTTGGAACAGATGGTTTTTACGAATTAACAGAAGAACAAGCAGCTAGTTATCAAGTGTTAACTCAAATGTTAAAGAGATTGGATAAACCCACGATTTATTATACGAAAGACCAAGTGAGTTCACTATTTTCATATGTGTTACCGCAATTATCTTTATTATGTGACTTTGATTTACCAGAGTCATTGGATGATGAGGTGTTGCGTTATCCTCTTGATATTAAATTATATTTTCATAAAGAAGACGACTCATTAGTTGTGCGTGTCGATTTTTGTTATGGTGAGTATATTTTTTCAAATGTACCAAGTTACAGTACGTCAAGTGGAAAAGAGGGGGCTGTCTTACGTGATAAAGTTCAAGAAGAACGGTTAATCACATTACTTCGTCATTATGGCTATGGCACATATGCCCAACGATACAGTAAAAAATTTCCAAATGATTTGGAACGTTTTTACTTTTTCACTAGAGAAATTCCTACCTTTAAAAAATATACTGAAGTCCATTTATCTGAAGAGATACAATCACTCTACTTGGCAGCCGATGAACATCAACCCAAAGCACGTATTATTGAAAATGGGTCATGGTTTGACATACAATTTGATATCTCATCTGTTGACGAAACCGAAGTTAATGATGTATTAAGTAGTTTAATGCAAAATAAAGAATATCATCAGTTGCGAAATGGCCAAGTTCTAATGCTTGATGACGAAGCATATAAGGAAACCAATCAGATGCTTCGTTTGTTACGTGAAGATATTAGATTAGATGGCAATCGTTTAGAAGTGCCAACTTATCGAAGTTTGGTCTTGAGTGAAGCTATGACACAGTTATCGGATGTTGAGACGAGTGATTACTTTGAAACGATGGTAGATGAGTTAACACATCCTGAAACGATTGATATCTCATTACCAGCACAATTAAACGCTACTTTACGTGACTACCAAATCACGGGATTTAAATGGTTTAAAACGTTAAGTAAGTATCACTTTGGTGGGATATTAGCAGATGATATGGGATTAGGAAAAACGATTCAGACAATCGCTTATTTATTGTCTGAAAAAGAAGATGGCGAGTTGACAAAACCAAGTGTTATTGTGGCTCCAGCTAGTTTGTTGTATAATTGGCAACTTGAGTTAGAAAAATTTGCACCAAGCCTAAAATCTAAGTTGATTATCGGTGGAAAAGAAGAGAGAAGTGTACAAATTGCATCACTTGATGATGTTGATGTGGCGATTATTTCTTACTCAACATTGCGTCAAGATAGTGCAGAGATAAAGAAAATAGATTGCCATAGCGTCATTTTGGATGAAGCACAAATGGTGAAAAATTCGGCAACCAAAACGTTCCAATCAATAGCTGAGTTAAAATCAGATCGTGTGTTTGCTTTAAGCGGGACACCAATTGAAAATAGATTAGAAGAATTATGGTCATTATTTAAATTATTAATGCCTGGTTTCTTCCCACCAATGCGTAGCTTTAAGCAACTTGAAACAACGGAAATTGCCACAATGATTAAACCATTTGTACTGCGTCGTGTGAAAAAAGATGTGCTACAAGATTTGCCAGACAAAGTTGAAACAGATAGATATTCACAACTAACTGATGAGCAAAAAACAGTTTATGTGGCTTATTTAAAACAAATACAAGAATCATTATCAAAACTAAACGCTAAAGACTTTAACAAACAGCGTATGTCTATTTTAGCTGGCATCACCCGATTACGTCAGATTTGTTGTCATCCAGGATTATTTATTGAGGATTATACAGGCGGTTCTGGAAAAATGAATCAGGCACTTGATTTGATTGAACAAGCTAAAAGTAATGGTAGACGCGTGCTGTTATTTTCTCAATTTACTGGAATGTTAAGTATTTTAGAAGATGAGTTAGCTAAAAGAGATGTTGGCACATTTTACTTGCGTGGCAGTACGCCTGTTAAAGAGCGTCAAGAATTAGTGGAGCGATTTAATCGTGGCGAAAAAGATGTCTTCTTGATTTCACTTAAAGCCGGTGGAACAGGATTAAACCTTACGGGTGCTGATACGGTCATTTTATACGATTTATGGTGGAATCCAGCCGTTGAAGAACAAGCAACAGGGCGAGCACATCGTATCGGTCAAACAAGAAAAGTAGAAGTATGGCGACTACTGGCTGAAGGGACAATTGAAGAGCGAATGAATCAACTTCAATTAGAGAAAAAAGCATTATTCCAAAAAGTCCTCCATTCAGAAGATGCCCCAGAATTATCATCAATGACAATGGACGATATCAAACATATTTTAGCTATTGGTGATGAAGATTAA
- a CDS encoding AAA family ATPase, whose amino-acid sequence MKPLTLILEHFGPYENETIDFSSFYAQSLFLISGKTGSGKTTLFDAMSYALYGSTSGESREAKEMRSNFSTIDDTTRVTFIFEHDKKTYHIMREPEQLRRRLRGDGEKLEKAKSVLTIYNEEGKEEAQYTKQMDVNMRIQDLLQLSAKQFSQIVMLPQGDFQRFLQSDSDNKEAVLRQLFDTTMYQDIARSLKDKKKEQSNQLKKEQQKLSTLFEQINWDEAYIEKSTDELTIDEKLDLYGEQKESKERHIARLDETVNTTKKQRDNQLSVLEKARTLTQCFEEKEETTKKIEVKLLEADNIHLLKEKMNDFIQVEPLEKIVDEILKVQQTIQTLKEEQEQVRHLLEDVTQQLVELTTQKQALEKQQPVMKEYEKRLVKLEELVPLFEEEKNIKATLTTLQKTKETQSNKKEVLEQSLNAKQRQYTQLQESIASIPTRYKEQAELKERLSREEKLLSKIEDYQLLEQQKATLSSELLVLNHTQKQLDAELSQIKLTLSDKKDQWARGQIARLSLDLKEGLPCPVCGAIEHPTPAHVTQLSKEEFNELEELIAHLEQRQEEAVQQLSNINAQITSSQEKLSNDEKELNEMRKTISAEFMDKESSSWLDDITQQVGKTQEQLDRLKEQLVNLEQQEQEIMTIKESSKEIEKQLATVTKEWQQTQEEKRLQQHSYEQLKKRLGEEFSSLEDVTAEQKKLQHQLEDWVQSSRQCEKAISDATNEHTKTQTRLEEIEKNNQIQEKELDTLKSTKIELLSNYQWDEDKLQAVLTDKTHKASYEKTINQYEKEVFSLRESLVALEEKTKETEKPNVLDMEESYQEISQTYDELVDKKRQEEIQLENNNKTIATIQRLMKNIKEEMQSLHELSVLSDVLNGDSDHKLSIERYVLQSYLRKILNVANHTLKRLTRGRYTFALRDAKQSSKKKTGLEIDIFDDNVGRLRGVNTLSGGESFIASLTLALALAEVIQSESGGVKIDAMFIDEGFGSLDEEALETAIRALETMGGSDRLIGIISHVNELKERIPQQLKISVSKDNRSHATPQLEFT is encoded by the coding sequence ATGAAACCTTTAACTTTAATACTTGAACATTTTGGTCCTTATGAAAATGAAACCATTGATTTTTCTTCTTTTTATGCCCAATCATTGTTTCTTATTTCCGGGAAAACAGGGTCTGGAAAAACAACCCTTTTTGATGCGATGAGTTATGCTCTTTATGGTAGTACATCTGGAGAATCACGCGAAGCCAAAGAGATGCGGTCAAATTTTTCAACCATTGATGATACAACACGTGTGACGTTTATTTTTGAACATGATAAAAAAACGTATCACATCATGCGTGAACCAGAACAATTACGTCGTCGGTTACGTGGTGATGGAGAAAAATTAGAAAAAGCCAAATCTGTTTTAACGATATACAACGAAGAAGGAAAAGAAGAAGCACAGTACACCAAACAGATGGATGTCAACATGCGTATTCAGGATTTGTTACAGTTGAGTGCTAAACAATTTTCTCAAATCGTGATGTTACCACAAGGTGATTTTCAACGATTCTTACAATCGGATAGTGACAACAAAGAAGCAGTGTTACGCCAATTGTTTGATACCACAATGTATCAAGATATTGCCAGAAGCTTAAAAGACAAGAAAAAAGAACAATCCAATCAACTAAAAAAGGAACAACAAAAGCTTTCAACCTTATTTGAGCAAATCAATTGGGATGAAGCATATATAGAAAAATCAACAGATGAGTTAACAATTGATGAAAAATTAGACTTGTATGGGGAACAAAAAGAGAGCAAAGAGCGTCACATTGCTCGTTTAGATGAAACAGTTAATACAACAAAAAAACAACGAGACAATCAGTTATCTGTATTAGAAAAAGCACGGACACTTACACAATGCTTTGAGGAAAAAGAAGAAACAACAAAAAAAATCGAAGTAAAATTACTTGAAGCAGATAACATTCATCTGCTAAAAGAAAAAATGAATGATTTTATTCAAGTAGAACCTCTTGAAAAAATAGTAGATGAGATATTGAAAGTCCAACAAACTATCCAAACACTAAAAGAAGAACAAGAGCAAGTCAGGCATTTATTAGAAGACGTGACACAACAGCTAGTTGAGTTAACGACTCAAAAACAAGCACTAGAAAAACAACAGCCTGTGATGAAAGAATACGAAAAGCGATTAGTCAAATTAGAAGAACTCGTGCCACTTTTTGAAGAAGAAAAAAATATTAAAGCAACTCTTACAACACTTCAAAAGACAAAAGAAACACAGTCAAATAAAAAAGAGGTATTAGAACAGAGTCTTAATGCTAAACAACGTCAATACACGCAATTGCAAGAATCAATAGCAAGTATTCCAACTCGTTATAAAGAGCAAGCAGAGTTAAAAGAAAGATTGTCTAGGGAAGAAAAGTTGTTATCTAAGATTGAGGACTATCAACTACTTGAACAACAAAAAGCAACTCTTTCAAGTGAGTTACTCGTGTTAAATCATACACAAAAACAGTTGGATGCAGAACTATCCCAAATTAAACTCACGTTATCTGATAAAAAAGATCAGTGGGCACGAGGACAAATTGCCCGTTTAAGTTTGGATTTAAAAGAAGGGTTACCGTGTCCGGTGTGTGGTGCAATAGAACATCCTACACCTGCTCATGTGACACAACTGTCGAAAGAAGAATTTAATGAATTAGAAGAGTTAATCGCTCATTTAGAACAGCGACAAGAAGAAGCTGTTCAACAATTGAGCAATATCAATGCCCAAATAACTAGTTCGCAAGAAAAACTGTCAAATGATGAGAAAGAGTTAAACGAGATGAGGAAAACCATATCGGCTGAATTCATGGATAAAGAATCATCCAGTTGGCTTGATGACATCACACAACAAGTTGGGAAAACACAAGAGCAGTTAGATAGATTAAAAGAACAACTTGTAAATTTGGAGCAACAAGAACAAGAGATAATGACTATAAAAGAATCATCAAAAGAGATAGAAAAACAACTCGCTACCGTCACAAAAGAATGGCAACAAACACAAGAAGAAAAACGTCTGCAACAACATAGCTACGAACAATTAAAGAAACGTTTAGGAGAAGAGTTTTCTTCCTTAGAAGACGTGACGGCGGAGCAAAAAAAATTACAGCATCAGTTAGAAGATTGGGTACAATCTTCTCGTCAGTGCGAAAAAGCTATTTCTGATGCGACGAATGAGCATACTAAAACTCAAACAAGGTTAGAAGAAATTGAAAAAAATAATCAAATTCAAGAAAAAGAACTAGATACATTGAAGTCAACAAAAATAGAGCTTCTATCCAACTATCAATGGGATGAAGATAAGTTGCAGGCTGTTTTGACAGACAAAACACATAAAGCAAGTTACGAAAAAACAATCAATCAATATGAGAAAGAAGTCTTTTCACTAAGAGAATCCTTAGTAGCGTTAGAAGAAAAAACAAAAGAGACAGAAAAACCTAATGTTTTAGATATGGAAGAAAGCTATCAAGAAATTTCTCAAACATATGACGAACTAGTGGATAAAAAACGTCAAGAGGAAATACAACTTGAAAACAATAATAAAACAATCGCTACAATTCAACGATTAATGAAAAATATTAAAGAAGAGATGCAATCTTTACATGAGTTGAGCGTATTATCTGATGTATTAAATGGTGATAGTGACCATAAATTAAGTATTGAACGATATGTGTTACAAAGTTACTTACGCAAAATTTTAAACGTGGCAAATCATACACTGAAACGCTTGACTCGAGGTCGTTATACATTTGCCTTAAGAGATGCCAAACAATCTTCTAAGAAAAAAACAGGGTTAGAAATTGATATCTTTGATGATAATGTCGGTCGCTTAAGAGGAGTAAATACTTTATCAGGAGGCGAAAGTTTTATTGCTTCCTTAACTTTGGCATTAGCATTAGCTGAAGTGATTCAAAGCGAATCAGGAGGCGTTAAAATAGATGCAATGTTTATTGATGAAGGATTTGGTTCGTTGGATGAAGAAGCGTTAGAAACAGCCATCAGAGCATTAGAAACCATGGGTGGAAGTGATAGATTAATCGGCATCATCTCGCACGTTAATGAGTTAAAAGAAAGAATTCCACAACAATTAAAAATATCGGTGTCTAAAGACAACAGAAGTCACGCGACACCACAGCTAGAATTCACGTAA
- a CDS encoding exonuclease SbcCD subunit D, with amino-acid sequence MKFLHTADWHIGRKLNGFSLLEEQKDVFEKMLTIAVTQQVDAIVVAGDLYDRSMPSVEAVELLNAMMIEMNLEKKFPVLAISGNHDSATRLSTGSPWLEKEQFYLYTQLEQAFSPVVIGDTQFFLLPYIEPIHARLYFDDETLVTIPLAMEKIMEEVKPLFLPDKHHVLISHFFVTGALKGESETPLEVGGLSSVSTDMFEVFDYVALGHLHYKDAIGQHEKIKYSGSLLKYSLSERNQEKGVRIVTLDETSVSSEFIPITPLRDVSLLREKFTTLVDYDYYQTINREDYIAIELTDKTSIPNALSELRQIYPRLISLERVGEGKVVSDERYEAIEIKQVSPKELITNYFEDVTEEPLTEQQSRWLEDTMIEVRKEK; translated from the coding sequence ATGAAATTTTTACATACAGCAGATTGGCATATTGGTCGTAAATTAAACGGATTTAGTTTACTTGAAGAACAAAAAGATGTGTTTGAAAAAATGTTAACCATTGCCGTTACTCAACAAGTAGATGCGATTGTTGTGGCAGGTGATTTATATGATCGCTCGATGCCATCAGTTGAGGCAGTTGAATTATTAAACGCCATGATGATTGAAATGAATTTAGAGAAAAAATTTCCTGTATTAGCCATATCCGGTAATCATGATAGTGCAACGCGTTTATCAACTGGTTCTCCTTGGCTAGAGAAGGAACAATTTTATTTATACACACAGCTTGAACAAGCATTTTCACCAGTTGTTATTGGTGATACTCAATTTTTCTTATTACCTTATATTGAACCAATTCATGCAAGATTATATTTTGATGATGAGACATTAGTGACTATTCCATTAGCGATGGAAAAAATTATGGAAGAAGTAAAACCATTATTTTTACCGGATAAACACCATGTGTTGATTAGTCATTTTTTTGTTACAGGTGCTTTAAAAGGCGAATCCGAAACACCACTTGAAGTAGGTGGATTATCTAGTGTGTCAACGGACATGTTTGAGGTATTTGACTATGTGGCATTAGGTCATTTACATTATAAAGATGCGATAGGTCAACATGAAAAAATTAAATACAGTGGTTCTTTATTGAAGTATTCTTTATCAGAAAGAAATCAAGAAAAAGGTGTCAGAATAGTAACATTGGATGAAACTAGCGTGTCGAGTGAGTTTATACCAATTACCCCTTTAAGAGATGTCTCATTGTTGCGTGAAAAATTTACAACGTTAGTAGATTACGACTATTATCAAACCATTAATCGTGAAGACTACATCGCGATTGAATTGACTGATAAAACAAGTATCCCTAATGCTTTATCTGAATTAAGGCAAATTTATCCAAGGCTCATCAGTTTAGAGCGAGTAGGTGAAGGAAAAGTTGTTTCAGATGAGCGATATGAAGCGATTGAAATAAAGCAAGTATCACCCAAAGAATTGATTACTAATTATTTTGAAGATGTGACAGAAGAACCGTTAACTGAGCAACAAAGTCGTTGGTTAGAAGATACTATGATTGAGGTAAGAAAAGAAAAATAG
- a CDS encoding restriction endonuclease yields the protein MNLITKITFTFLYLFSLLLLMASISTKEFITTGIVVLPIIALTILFRQFRKYFKRKKELTEIKRELRIATRRYQRQQKRLQQTEDRLSKKDANYHQLKTDIKKRKKELQRVERKLHHLNKQIDDTLMSNTHVKDNRLNQKQLNMTHEKLVAYQKDVKKVKKQLRQYQRIQHKIQHLLIEDELRKIDNMTGRQFEIYLAKLLSINGYRTEVTQASGDQGVDIIAKKNGQTYAFQAKRYVNPVSNKAVQEVFSGKQYYNLQHASVVTNNTFTKSAKELAEKTHVTLMDRGQLRQLLEQAIKVKPEKFIL from the coding sequence ATGAATCTTATTACAAAAATAACCTTTACATTCCTTTATCTCTTTTCATTATTATTATTAATGGCTAGCATATCTACAAAAGAATTTATTACAACAGGTATTGTTGTTTTACCAATAATTGCTTTAACTATTCTCTTTAGACAGTTCAGAAAATATTTCAAACGAAAAAAAGAATTAACTGAAATAAAACGAGAATTAAGAATAGCAACTAGAAGATATCAGAGGCAACAAAAAAGACTTCAACAAACAGAAGACAGATTATCAAAAAAAGACGCAAATTATCATCAACTAAAAACAGATATAAAAAAAAGAAAAAAAGAACTCCAACGTGTAGAAAGGAAACTACACCATCTAAATAAACAAATTGATGATACCCTAATGTCAAACACTCATGTAAAAGATAATCGTCTAAATCAAAAACAACTAAATATGACACACGAAAAACTTGTAGCTTATCAAAAAGATGTTAAAAAAGTAAAAAAACAACTACGTCAATATCAACGCATACAGCATAAGATACAGCATTTGCTTATCGAAGATGAACTAAGAAAAATTGATAACATGACCGGTCGACAATTTGAGATTTATTTGGCAAAACTACTGTCTATAAATGGTTACCGTACAGAAGTTACTCAAGCAAGTGGGGATCAAGGTGTTGATATTATCGCTAAAAAGAACGGTCAAACCTATGCCTTTCAAGCAAAACGCTATGTCAATCCTGTGAGCAATAAAGCTGTTCAGGAAGTCTTTTCTGGAAAACAATATTATAACTTACAACACGCAAGTGTAGTGACTAACAATACTTTTACTAAAAGCGCAAAAGAATTAGCTGAAAAAACGCACGTAACACTTATGGACAGAGGACAATTAAGACAACTGCTTGAACAGGCAATCAAAGTAAAACCAGAAAAATTTATATTATAA
- a CDS encoding lysophospholipid acyltransferase family protein: MYRVLLAVVRFLTFVINTNARYVGKDNLPKDENYVLVSPHRTWFEPLYFAMGAWPKKFAFMAKKELFKNPILSYILRKCHAFPVDRDNPGPSVIKTPVKALKNTDLSVMVFPSGSRYSEELKGGAALIAKMGKVKIIPAVYQGPLTFGGLFTKRRVTIAYGTPIDISDIKKMDKDGIAEVERRMQESFNQLDYQVNPDFVYVPPIKKEKIDS; the protein is encoded by the coding sequence ATGTATCGAGTACTTTTAGCAGTTGTTCGATTTTTGACATTTGTGATTAATACAAATGCGAGATATGTTGGTAAAGATAATTTACCAAAAGATGAAAATTATGTTTTGGTTAGTCCGCACAGAACGTGGTTTGAACCACTTTATTTTGCGATGGGTGCTTGGCCGAAAAAATTTGCCTTTATGGCTAAAAAAGAATTGTTTAAAAATCCGATTTTATCTTATATTTTGAGAAAATGTCATGCGTTCCCAGTTGATCGTGATAATCCTGGTCCGAGCGTGATTAAAACACCAGTTAAAGCGTTAAAAAATACTGATTTGAGTGTGATGGTCTTTCCTAGTGGCAGTCGCTACTCTGAAGAATTAAAGGGTGGTGCCGCATTAATTGCTAAAATGGGGAAAGTTAAAATCATCCCTGCGGTTTATCAAGGACCATTAACGTTTGGTGGATTATTTACAAAACGTCGCGTAACGATTGCGTATGGCACACCAATAGATATTTCTGATATAAAAAAAATGGACAAAGATGGTATTGCAGAAGTTGAACGACGTATGCAAGAATCATTTAATCAACTAGATTATCAAGTAAATCCTGATTTTGTTTATGTGCCACCAATTAAAAAAGAAAAAATCGACTCTTAG
- a CDS encoding tRNA1(Val) (adenine(37)-N6)-methyltransferase gives MTTKLFPGERIDQLLSQNIQIIQSSDVFSFSLDAVLLAHFASIPKRGAIVDFCAGNGAIGLFMRPRTQANITGVELQEKLYDMAQRSIELNQFNDSMTMIHADIKNITQFIKPDSVDFITCNPPYFKEAPNSKKNPNPYLAIARHEIHLSIDDVCQQASKLLKMNGKIAMVHRPDRLIDILHSMENNRIAPKRIQFVYPKTNKEANTLLIEGIKDGKTDGLRILPPLYVYGEDNEYLPDIKEMLHGTK, from the coding sequence TTGACAACGAAACTCTTTCCAGGGGAACGTATTGATCAACTGTTGTCCCAGAATATACAAATTATACAAAGTTCCGATGTGTTTTCCTTTTCTTTAGATGCCGTTTTATTGGCTCATTTTGCTTCTATTCCAAAAAGAGGGGCTATTGTCGACTTTTGTGCTGGAAATGGTGCTATCGGCTTATTTATGCGCCCTAGAACGCAAGCTAACATCACCGGCGTTGAGCTACAAGAAAAACTATATGATATGGCACAAAGAAGTATTGAATTAAATCAATTCAACGACTCAATGACTATGATTCATGCTGATATTAAAAATATTACTCAATTTATTAAACCGGATTCTGTCGATTTTATTACGTGTAACCCACCCTATTTTAAAGAAGCGCCCAATAGCAAAAAAAATCCTAACCCTTATTTAGCGATTGCGCGCCATGAAATTCATTTAAGCATTGATGATGTGTGTCAACAAGCTTCAAAATTGTTAAAAATGAATGGAAAAATTGCCATGGTACATAGACCTGATCGATTGATTGATATTTTACATAGCATGGAAAACAATCGTATCGCACCAAAACGAATCCAATTTGTCTATCCCAAAACGAATAAAGAAGCAAATACATTACTCATCGAGGGAATCAAAGATGGGAAAACAGATGGATTAAGAATTCTTCCCCCTCTTTATGTTTATGGTGAAGATAATGAGTATCTACCAGATATTAAGGAGATGCTTCATGGTACAAAGTAA
- a CDS encoding GIY-YIG nuclease family protein, which yields MVQSNNHYFYVLLCADNTFYAGYTTDLTRRLAEHNSGKGAKYTRLKKRRPTKMIHHEVFKTKSDAMKKEYAFKQLTRLKKEAYLADN from the coding sequence ATGGTACAAAGTAACAATCATTATTTTTACGTACTACTATGTGCTGACAATACTTTTTATGCTGGTTATACAACAGACCTTACAAGGCGCTTAGCTGAACATAATTCTGGTAAAGGGGCAAAATACACCCGGCTCAAGAAACGTCGCCCAACAAAAATGATTCATCATGAAGTGTTTAAAACAAAAAGTGATGCTATGAAAAAAGAATACGCCTTTAAACAATTAACTCGTCTTAAAAAAGAAGCTTATTTAGCCGATAATTAA
- the acpP gene encoding acyl carrier protein: MSRDEVFGKIKTIIVEHFEVDEDKVTETTNIKEDLEADSISIMEFVLELEDVFDAEISDEDAEKIETVGAAVDYIVANQ; this comes from the coding sequence ATGTCTAGAGATGAAGTATTTGGTAAAATCAAAACAATTATCGTTGAGCACTTTGAAGTAGATGAAGATAAAGTTACTGAAACAACTAATATCAAAGAAGATTTAGAAGCAGATTCAATTAGCATTATGGAATTTGTTTTAGAATTAGAAGATGTCTTTGATGCAGAAATTTCTGATGAAGATGCAGAAAAAATTGAAACAGTTGGTGCAGCAGTCGATTATATCGTAGCTAACCAATAA